A stretch of Gemmatimonas sp. DNA encodes these proteins:
- a CDS encoding TonB-dependent receptor, with the protein MDFRLEPRDSARWSASIASASVKVDETFRLTDRQSLEFGGEYIDHEFRPGAIAPRGDTTLLRPRTIPTRYGTSIAGYLGHEVEVGSRIGVRYGLRYAAFSRNGPYTRYRYANDAPVVYNARLSRYEPGRLLDSTRITDDRQIIRYDGWEPRASMRFSLTEQSSLKASYARTQQFLQLVSNTNSPTPLDVWEPVGEFIRPQQADQVALGYSTRRGAYEFTAEVYGKRAQNVVDYIDGADVVLNPRLETLLVQGEGRAYGLELFLRRSTGRLSGWASYTLARAEQRFPVPPRAGAVSGGGVNGGRWYRSPFDKTHNLSLVGVWEWKPKWTVSSTFLFATGLPATLPESRYMLDGFLVAEYGARNGARLPAYHRLDLNFARTMGRGELQFGFLNLYNRFNAQALRVRQRTNDPLVTEAVQTSIFGLVPSINYVFRF; encoded by the coding sequence TTGGACTTTCGTCTCGAGCCACGCGACTCGGCACGGTGGAGCGCCAGTATCGCCAGTGCCAGCGTGAAGGTGGATGAGACCTTTCGGCTGACCGATCGGCAGTCACTGGAGTTCGGTGGCGAGTATATCGATCATGAATTCCGCCCGGGCGCCATCGCGCCCCGTGGTGATACGACGTTGCTGCGCCCTCGTACCATACCCACGCGGTACGGCACGTCGATCGCGGGGTACCTGGGGCACGAGGTAGAGGTGGGCAGTCGCATTGGCGTACGGTATGGCCTGCGCTATGCAGCCTTCTCCCGCAACGGGCCGTACACGCGCTACCGCTACGCCAACGACGCGCCGGTGGTGTACAACGCCAGACTCTCCCGCTACGAGCCCGGCCGGTTGCTCGATAGCACGCGAATCACGGACGACCGGCAGATCATCCGGTACGACGGCTGGGAGCCGCGGGCGTCCATGCGCTTCTCGCTGACTGAGCAGTCGAGCCTCAAGGCCAGTTACGCCCGCACGCAGCAGTTCCTGCAACTGGTGTCCAACACCAACTCGCCCACGCCGCTGGATGTGTGGGAGCCGGTGGGCGAGTTCATCCGGCCCCAGCAGGCGGATCAGGTGGCGCTGGGGTACAGCACCCGTCGCGGCGCGTACGAGTTCACGGCCGAAGTGTACGGCAAGCGCGCGCAGAACGTGGTGGATTACATCGACGGTGCAGACGTGGTGCTGAACCCGCGCCTCGAAACGCTGCTGGTACAGGGAGAAGGGCGCGCGTATGGCCTCGAGCTGTTCCTGCGCCGCAGCACCGGTCGCCTGAGTGGGTGGGCCAGCTACACACTGGCACGTGCCGAACAGCGCTTTCCGGTGCCGCCGCGTGCCGGTGCGGTGAGTGGCGGCGGGGTGAACGGTGGCCGGTGGTATCGCTCGCCCTTCGACAAGACGCACAACCTGTCGCTGGTGGGCGTGTGGGAGTGGAAGCCCAAGTGGACGGTGAGCTCCACCTTCCTGTTCGCGACGGGGCTGCCGGCCACGCTGCCGGAGTCGCGGTACATGCTGGACGGCTTCCTGGTGGCCGAGTACGGCGCGCGCAACGGCGCCCGCCTGCCGGCCTATCATCGTCTGGATCTGAACTTCGCCCGCACCATGGGCCGTGGGGAGCTGCAGTTCGGTTTTCTGAACCTCTACAACCGGTTCAACGCGCAGGCGCTGCGCGTACGGCAGCGCACGAACGACCCGCTGGTCACCGAAGCGGTACAGACCTCGATCTTCGGTCTGGTGCCCAGCATCAACTACGTCTTCCGCTTCTGA
- a CDS encoding DUF4249 domain-containing protein, whose product MINRLLQRATYAHRVSLVVLMAGVQLLATGCERVVGIEVDTGPERLVVEARLEAVNGAPSGRQSIRLTTTAPYFSNAPTPGARGAVVQVRDDLGRAVRFAESSTSGTYVTDSLVAAVGRTYTLRIEWRGDVYESTDRLDAVANIDSLYFIARPRRDAAKEGVRATIDLRDPPVVANYYLWDQFVDGVRQIAPDSLFRARIVVNDEFFQGRRLRQFQPFDGVPVRSGQEVLIRQYSISETVWRYYDALNQQTNGDGSPFSIPPSSVRGNVANVTRPNVMALGYFSASAVAERRARVP is encoded by the coding sequence ATGATCAATCGACTCCTGCAACGGGCCACGTACGCGCACCGCGTTTCGCTGGTTGTTCTGATGGCCGGTGTGCAGCTGCTGGCCACGGGTTGTGAACGTGTCGTCGGCATCGAAGTGGACACCGGTCCGGAGCGCCTGGTCGTCGAGGCGCGCCTCGAGGCCGTCAACGGGGCGCCCAGCGGTCGTCAGTCCATTCGGCTCACCACCACGGCGCCGTACTTTTCGAATGCACCGACGCCAGGGGCGCGCGGGGCGGTCGTGCAGGTGCGTGACGACCTGGGGCGCGCGGTGCGGTTCGCCGAATCGTCCACGTCGGGTACCTACGTCACCGACAGTCTCGTGGCCGCCGTGGGGCGCACCTACACCCTGCGCATCGAGTGGCGCGGGGACGTTTACGAGTCCACCGACCGGTTGGATGCGGTAGCGAACATCGACTCGCTGTACTTCATCGCGCGCCCGCGCCGTGATGCCGCCAAGGAGGGGGTGCGGGCTACCATCGACCTGCGCGACCCGCCGGTGGTGGCGAACTACTACCTCTGGGATCAGTTCGTGGACGGCGTGCGACAGATCGCGCCGGACAGCCTGTTCAGGGCTCGCATTGTCGTGAATGACGAGTTCTTCCAGGGGCGCCGACTCCGCCAGTTCCAGCCGTTCGATGGGGTACCGGTGCGGAGCGGGCAGGAGGTCCTCATTCGTCAGTATTCCATCTCGGAAACGGTGTGGCGCTACTACGATGCGCTCAATCAACAGACCAATGGGGACGGCTCCCCGTTCTCCATTCCGCCGTCGAGTGTGCGCGGCAACGTGGCCAACGTGACGCGGCCCAACGTGATGGCGTTGGGCTACTTCTCGGCCAGCGCCGTAGCGGAGCGCCGCGCGCGGGTGCCGTAG
- a CDS encoding alpha/beta hydrolase gives MPTSLVVALALALALVVWPPAPTFAQGTPSAVGPTIPRDSLVARLADLRRIHTPDGIELLEPVRVDGTMQWVNVRGKHRDNPVIVMIHGGPGTPTLSSAWAYQAPWEDFFTVVHYDQRGVGKNAVSADRDALAPTLTFDRLVLDAEAMVAWVRERLGVEKVIVMGYSYGTMLGMALVQRRPEWVHAYVGVGQVSGSGDDYLYRKLRALATESGNRDALRELDSIAPYPRPGAPVSSVLLTRKWARHFNGGWYGKPTFDLLFSLPEWAPEYTAAEVAEQRAATQWTTRTLVGRGAAPLPTTFAVPVVIVQGKHDLHTPYEPARDYVDRITAPRKRFVTLDWSAHVPFLEEPGRFLQVLLDEVRPLAFVPR, from the coding sequence ATGCCCACTTCCCTCGTGGTCGCACTCGCACTCGCTCTGGCGCTGGTCGTTTGGCCGCCAGCGCCGACCTTTGCACAAGGCACACCGTCGGCGGTCGGCCCGACGATTCCGCGCGACTCGCTGGTGGCCCGGCTGGCCGACCTGCGGCGCATTCACACCCCCGACGGCATCGAGCTGCTGGAGCCGGTGCGCGTCGATGGCACCATGCAGTGGGTAAACGTGCGCGGCAAGCACCGCGACAACCCGGTGATCGTGATGATCCACGGCGGCCCCGGTACGCCCACGCTCTCCTCGGCGTGGGCGTACCAGGCCCCCTGGGAAGACTTCTTCACGGTGGTGCACTACGACCAGCGCGGCGTGGGCAAGAATGCCGTGAGCGCCGATCGGGACGCCCTCGCCCCGACGCTGACCTTTGACCGGCTCGTGCTTGATGCCGAGGCCATGGTGGCCTGGGTGCGTGAGCGGCTGGGAGTGGAGAAGGTGATCGTGATGGGCTACTCGTACGGCACCATGCTGGGGATGGCGCTCGTGCAGCGGCGCCCCGAGTGGGTGCACGCGTACGTGGGGGTGGGGCAGGTGAGCGGCAGCGGCGACGACTACCTGTACCGGAAGTTGCGGGCGCTGGCGACGGAAAGCGGCAACCGTGACGCGCTGCGCGAACTCGACTCCATTGCCCCCTATCCGCGGCCGGGCGCGCCGGTGAGCAGCGTGCTGCTCACCCGGAAATGGGCGCGCCACTTCAACGGCGGCTGGTACGGCAAGCCCACCTTCGACCTGCTGTTCAGCCTTCCCGAGTGGGCACCGGAATACACGGCCGCCGAGGTGGCGGAGCAGCGCGCCGCCACGCAGTGGACCACGCGCACCCTCGTGGGGCGGGGGGCCGCCCCGCTGCCGACGACGTTTGCCGTGCCGGTGGTGATCGTGCAGGGGAAGCACGATCTGCACACCCCGTACGAACCGGCGCGCGATTACGTCGACCGCATCACGGCACCACGCAAGCGGTTCGTGACGCTCGACTGGTCGGCGCACGTGCCGTTTCTCGAGGAGCCGGGACGTTTCCTGCAGGTGTTGCTGGACGAGGTCCGGCCACTGGCGTTCGTGCCGCGGTGA
- a CDS encoding EamA family transporter, translated as MSDQQSLAGESRRHAAWAAALASVLFGASVVVTRYVVLEIPPVGLAFLRYVLATACLLLLLRGAAFPAMPWRDRVQVTLLGVLFFGVFPWSFSAALTHLPSAPVALVVATMPLVTLGLSVWRGEEPWRARAALGQGIALAGLLLALWPGAGAGAPPAAADAWVGYVEISLTVLCGATYNVWSRPLLRRYDAMAISAQSMLAGAVALTPLAMASGLLAQVPQVTPLGWAAVLFLGVCGGALAFGLWIWALRHSTPSRVAVFLALNPITAIMLGVVLLGEPVTLRLALALVMVLAGIQLASRR; from the coding sequence GTGAGCGACCAGCAGTCACTCGCGGGGGAATCGCGGCGGCACGCTGCGTGGGCCGCGGCGCTGGCGAGCGTCCTGTTCGGGGCCTCGGTGGTGGTCACGCGCTACGTGGTATTGGAAATCCCCCCGGTGGGGCTTGCCTTTCTGCGGTACGTCCTGGCCACGGCGTGTTTGCTGCTGTTGTTGCGGGGCGCCGCCTTTCCCGCCATGCCCTGGCGCGACCGGGTGCAGGTGACACTGCTCGGCGTGCTCTTCTTTGGCGTGTTCCCGTGGAGCTTCAGCGCGGCGCTCACCCACCTGCCGTCGGCGCCCGTGGCGCTGGTGGTCGCCACCATGCCACTGGTGACGCTGGGGCTCTCGGTGTGGCGCGGGGAGGAACCCTGGCGGGCACGCGCGGCCCTGGGGCAGGGGATCGCGCTGGCAGGTCTGCTGCTGGCGCTGTGGCCCGGCGCGGGGGCCGGCGCGCCGCCGGCGGCGGCCGATGCCTGGGTGGGGTATGTGGAGATCAGCCTCACGGTGCTCTGCGGGGCCACGTACAACGTGTGGTCACGTCCACTGCTGCGTCGCTACGACGCCATGGCCATCTCGGCGCAGAGCATGCTCGCCGGCGCGGTGGCACTGACACCGCTGGCCATGGCCAGCGGCCTGCTCGCCCAGGTGCCGCAGGTGACGCCGCTGGGGTGGGCGGCCGTGCTGTTCCTCGGTGTCTGCGGTGGGGCGTTGGCGTTCGGGTTGTGGATCTGGGCCCTGCGACACTCCACGCCGTCGCGCGTGGCCGTGTTCCTGGCGCTCAACCCCATCACGGCCATCATGCTGGGCGTGGTGCTGCTGGGTGAACCGGTCACGCTGCGGCTCGCCCTGGCGCTGGTGATGGTGCTGGCGGGCATTCAGCTGGCCTCACGCCGCTAG
- the queD gene encoding 6-carboxytetrahydropterin synthase QueD, producing the protein MSASRPVSVELYKQFTVEAAHRLPNVPPGHKCARLHGHSFGIELRVSGPLDPALGWVMDFAEIKTAFQPLYDQLDHHYLNDIPGLENPTSEVLAVWIWERLKPVLPLLSAVVVRETCTSGCEYRGPA; encoded by the coding sequence ATGTCTGCGTCCCGCCCCGTCTCCGTCGAGCTATACAAGCAGTTCACGGTGGAAGCTGCCCACCGCCTGCCGAACGTCCCGCCCGGTCACAAGTGCGCTCGACTGCACGGGCACTCGTTTGGCATCGAACTGCGGGTGAGTGGTCCACTGGATCCCGCGCTGGGGTGGGTCATGGACTTCGCGGAGATCAAGACGGCGTTTCAGCCGCTCTACGACCAGCTCGACCATCATTATCTGAACGACATCCCCGGCCTGGAGAATCCCACGAGTGAGGTGCTGGCCGTGTGGATCTGGGAACGTCTCAAGCCGGTGCTGCCGCTGCTGAGCGCCGTGGTGGTGCGCGAGACGTGTACGTCGGGGTGCGAGTACCGGGGTCCGGCGTAG
- a CDS encoding TonB-dependent receptor — protein MATVMTFAVPLRAQETHGALRHLHGVVEAGESGRPIRDADVVVSWSLRTGDRVAEQSARERTDGNGRFDLRDLPPQVVSLRVRALGYAPFVRDVDLRDADRLLTVHLDVATTVLQEVAVRADTAPERLSRVAATSTLDARTLAATRGQTLGETIKNLPGVTVIQFGPSIAKPVIRGLNSQRVLVMNGGLRQEDQQWGTEHAPNIDSFEADAVTVVRGAATVLYGPDALGGVVRVDHAALPDTGGLRGTVALNAFSNSRQGAVSVGVQGADLSLPGIGTTGYRVRLTSRLAGNGGAPDYYLTNTGFRELNGSVALGVARDWGRAEVSLTRFSTELGVLRQAHVGNANDLARAMSGAPPDSAFSYAIGRPNQRVAHTTFRVRTVRTFEQAGDLEVVYGLQYNHRREYDNHGPLRFRNEPAFNLKLFSNALDVRWTHPRWKGWRGTVGTSAIAQGNQTLGKAFLIPGYDLWQGAVYAQEELAIGRLSINTGLRGDAISQTTIAFADAGIRSPAGTKSWRNMAGSLGAAYLVRDGLDVGVRLARAWRPPTVNERYAQGVHHGTAQYELGDADLSSEQSVGVEGTLRFRRRSLQVDAATYSNRVNGFIYLQPTQPIQTIRGAFPGFRYAQADARLRGVELATSYTPHTRVQFTANGTVVRGTNRRTDEPLFDMPADRLSLNARLLGSRGGGQDPSSWHLGMGTLLVRQQDGVPNGTVYTLPTAGYALLQLEAGIQRWNLLGRRADMSLSVNNALDTRYRDYLSRYRLFVNDAGRDVVLRLTMPF, from the coding sequence GTGGCCACCGTGATGACCTTCGCGGTGCCGCTCCGGGCGCAGGAGACGCACGGCGCGCTGCGGCACCTGCACGGGGTGGTGGAAGCGGGGGAGAGCGGCCGTCCCATTCGCGACGCAGACGTGGTGGTGAGCTGGAGCCTGCGCACCGGTGACCGCGTGGCCGAGCAGTCGGCGCGTGAGCGCACCGATGGCAACGGGCGCTTCGATCTTCGTGATCTGCCGCCGCAGGTGGTGAGTCTGCGCGTGCGGGCGCTGGGCTACGCGCCGTTTGTCCGCGATGTGGATCTGCGTGACGCCGACCGCCTGCTCACGGTGCATCTCGACGTGGCGACGACGGTGCTGCAGGAGGTGGCGGTACGGGCCGACACGGCTCCGGAACGGTTGTCGCGGGTTGCGGCGACGAGCACGCTCGACGCGCGCACGCTGGCGGCCACGCGGGGCCAGACGTTGGGCGAGACCATCAAGAACCTGCCCGGTGTCACGGTCATCCAGTTCGGCCCCAGCATTGCCAAACCGGTGATTCGCGGGCTCAACTCGCAGCGGGTGCTGGTCATGAACGGCGGCCTGCGCCAGGAAGATCAGCAGTGGGGCACCGAGCATGCCCCCAACATCGACAGCTTCGAAGCCGATGCGGTCACGGTGGTGCGCGGCGCGGCCACGGTGCTGTACGGTCCCGATGCCCTGGGGGGCGTCGTGCGTGTGGATCACGCGGCATTGCCCGACACGGGGGGGCTGCGTGGCACCGTGGCGCTCAATGCCTTCTCCAACAGTCGGCAAGGTGCCGTGTCGGTTGGCGTGCAGGGGGCGGATCTGTCGCTGCCGGGCATTGGCACGACCGGCTACCGCGTGCGTCTGACCTCACGGCTGGCCGGCAACGGCGGGGCGCCCGACTACTATCTCACCAACACCGGGTTCCGGGAGCTCAACGGGAGCGTGGCGCTGGGGGTCGCGCGCGACTGGGGACGCGCCGAGGTTTCGCTGACGCGCTTCAGCACCGAGCTGGGCGTGCTGCGGCAGGCGCATGTGGGCAATGCCAACGACCTGGCGCGGGCGATGAGCGGCGCGCCCCCCGATTCGGCGTTCAGCTACGCCATCGGGCGCCCCAACCAGCGTGTGGCGCACACCACCTTTCGTGTGCGCACCGTGCGCACGTTCGAACAGGCCGGCGACCTCGAGGTGGTGTACGGGCTGCAGTACAACCACCGTCGCGAATACGACAACCACGGTCCCCTGCGCTTCCGCAACGAACCAGCGTTCAATCTCAAGCTGTTCAGCAACGCGCTGGATGTGCGGTGGACGCACCCGCGCTGGAAGGGATGGCGCGGCACGGTGGGCACCAGTGCCATTGCGCAGGGCAACCAGACGCTGGGCAAGGCGTTCCTGATTCCCGGTTACGACCTGTGGCAGGGGGCCGTGTACGCGCAGGAAGAGCTGGCGATCGGGCGTCTGTCGATCAACACCGGGTTGCGCGGCGATGCCATTTCGCAGACCACGATTGCCTTTGCCGACGCGGGCATTCGCAGTCCGGCCGGTACGAAGTCGTGGCGCAACATGGCCGGTTCGCTGGGTGCCGCATATCTGGTGCGCGACGGGCTCGACGTGGGGGTGCGCCTGGCGCGGGCGTGGCGGCCACCCACCGTCAACGAGCGCTACGCGCAGGGGGTGCACCATGGCACGGCGCAGTACGAGCTGGGCGATGCGGATCTCTCGAGTGAGCAGTCGGTGGGCGTGGAGGGTACGCTGCGCTTCCGCCGTCGCTCGCTGCAGGTGGATGCGGCCACGTACTCCAACCGCGTGAACGGCTTCATCTATCTGCAGCCCACGCAGCCGATTCAGACGATTCGCGGCGCCTTCCCGGGCTTCCGGTATGCCCAGGCCGATGCCCGCCTGCGTGGCGTGGAGCTGGCCACGTCGTACACCCCGCACACGCGGGTGCAGTTCACCGCCAACGGCACCGTGGTGCGCGGCACGAACCGGCGTACCGACGAACCGCTGTTCGATATGCCAGCCGATCGCCTCTCGCTCAACGCACGCCTGCTGGGCTCGCGGGGGGGCGGTCAGGATCCGTCATCGTGGCACCTGGGGATGGGCACGTTGCTGGTGCGCCAGCAGGACGGCGTGCCCAATGGCACGGTCTATACGCTTCCCACGGCCGGCTATGCCCTGCTGCAGCTCGAGGCGGGGATCCAGCGTTGGAATCTCCTGGGGCGACGTGCGGATATGTCACTGTCGGTGAACAACGCCCTCGACACACGCTATCGCGACTACCTGAGTCGCTACCGGCTGTTCGTGAACGACGCCGGGCGGGATGTAGTACTGCGGCTGACCATGCCGTTCTGA
- a CDS encoding M48 family metalloprotease, protein MQRARRLARWMPVVSLMLTTSACATNPVTGRRELSLVSEAQEVQMGRDASRGDLQRVGTVANPAAQALVRRIGAQMAATSERPGLPWEFHVLDDAAVNAFAYPGGFIFVTRGLLTHLNSEAELAEVIGHEIGHVTARHSAAQMSQATLAQLGLAGASIFSPQIARYGDLLGTGASLLFLKFGRDDELQADALGFRYSLAQGYDVRESPKVFTTLGRLSGGAGRVPEWQSTHPDPGNRVQRAEQRIAETPATAFANARVNRPEYLRLLDGMVFGENPRNGFFDRSRFLHPDLRFQLDFPGGWKTSNQPDAVIAVSADHGAQIQLVPGQGTPMQALQGLLQRPGVTVRQSAQTTVNGIPAVMAAFDAQLERGVLNGLAMAVRYGEVTYVLLGLTVPQVAAQHGPSIDAALRSFRPLTDPAALNVQPARVQLVTLDEAMTGQQFVQRFPSTVSAEQVYVINGIEAGTSLPRGMLLKRVVGGVGR, encoded by the coding sequence ATGCAACGTGCCCGCCGTCTCGCGCGGTGGATGCCGGTCGTCAGCCTGATGCTGACGACCAGCGCCTGCGCCACCAATCCCGTGACGGGACGGCGCGAGCTGTCGCTGGTGTCGGAGGCGCAGGAGGTGCAAATGGGGCGCGATGCCTCCCGTGGCGATCTGCAGCGGGTCGGTACGGTGGCCAATCCGGCAGCGCAGGCGCTGGTGCGGCGCATCGGGGCCCAGATGGCGGCCACGTCGGAACGGCCGGGGCTGCCGTGGGAATTTCACGTGCTCGACGACGCGGCGGTGAACGCCTTTGCGTATCCCGGGGGATTCATCTTCGTGACGCGGGGGCTCCTGACGCACCTGAACAGCGAAGCCGAGTTGGCGGAGGTGATCGGTCACGAGATCGGTCACGTGACGGCGCGACACAGCGCCGCGCAGATGAGTCAGGCCACGCTGGCCCAACTGGGGTTGGCGGGGGCAAGTATCTTCTCGCCCCAGATTGCCCGCTACGGCGACCTGCTTGGCACCGGAGCGTCGCTGCTTTTCCTCAAGTTTGGCCGTGACGACGAGCTGCAGGCCGATGCGCTCGGCTTCCGGTACTCGCTGGCGCAGGGATACGACGTGCGCGAGTCGCCGAAAGTGTTCACTACACTCGGACGCCTGAGTGGCGGGGCAGGCCGCGTTCCCGAATGGCAGAGCACCCACCCCGACCCGGGGAACCGCGTGCAGCGGGCAGAGCAGCGTATCGCCGAAACGCCGGCCACCGCGTTTGCCAACGCGCGGGTGAATCGGCCGGAGTACCTGCGGTTGCTCGACGGCATGGTCTTCGGTGAGAACCCGCGAAACGGTTTCTTCGACCGCTCGCGCTTTCTGCACCCCGATTTGCGCTTCCAGCTCGATTTCCCCGGTGGCTGGAAGACCTCGAACCAGCCCGACGCGGTGATTGCCGTGAGCGCCGACCACGGCGCGCAGATTCAGCTGGTCCCGGGACAGGGGACGCCGATGCAGGCGTTGCAGGGGCTGCTGCAGCGTCCGGGCGTCACGGTCAGGCAGTCGGCGCAAACGACGGTGAACGGGATTCCCGCCGTGATGGCGGCGTTCGACGCACAGCTCGAGCGGGGGGTACTGAACGGCCTGGCCATGGCGGTGCGCTACGGCGAGGTGACCTACGTCCTGCTGGGGCTCACCGTGCCGCAGGTGGCGGCCCAGCACGGTCCCTCCATCGACGCCGCGTTGCGTTCGTTCCGCCCACTCACCGACCCGGCAGCCCTCAATGTGCAGCCCGCACGCGTGCAGCTGGTGACGCTGGACGAGGCGATGACCGGGCAGCAGTTCGTGCAGCGGTTTCCCAGCACCGTGTCCGCCGAGCAGGTGTACGTGATCAACGGCATCGAGGCCGGGACGTCGCTGCCGCGCGGGATGCTGCTGAAGCGGGTGGTGGGGGGCGTGGGGCGGTAG
- a CDS encoding DPP IV N-terminal domain-containing protein, producing MSVPFRSALASALLLAPTLVGAQHARVTADDYARAEQLLPWNASRLVTGDEVAPTFLKDGNRFWYRNKTRSGAEYVLVDPVSNTRSLLFDHARLAATMSLAADTTYDPDRLPFRAFRFGADGDDERTIEFRTGKRQFACDIVTYNCVAKDTTYNEAPFVLSPDKKLEVFVQGHDLYVRPRGGKGDTVRLTTDGVEYFAYGVTAITPQQQLRGNRTRRPNVRWSPDSKKLLVVRTDQRNVGLMPYVSYTSQRPRLFTQPYALPGDSIVPTPHYYVIDVPTKRSTKVELPVRFNIASIGGSLRDSTWTPTSDKAYISGLARASKAAYLVEVDATTGKGTLIAKDTGKTYVELASPRDPESWYVLKSGEVIWWSERDGYGHLWLLGKDGSVKRQITSGTWQVGAVQHVDEGTRSVWFTARGRETDQLVYNTHLYRTGLDGGAIQRLTPDTLNHDITVSPSGRFVVDRASAIHVAPVTVLRDAATGRVLRTLEKADVSQLVAQGWKRAVPFTVKARDGLTDIHGVMYLPAKLDSARRYPIISHIYPGPQVGSVGAWSFKSSGEPFALAELGFVVVQIDHLGTPGRSKAFHDNYYGNFTDNGLPDHIAAIKQLGARHAFIDLSRVGIFGHSGGGFASTDALLRYPEFFSVAVSGAGNHDNRSYNIYWAEKYQGLLRRDSTRRGEDNFTASANKTYAANLRGKLLLMHGDMDDNVHPAMTIQVVDELIKANRDFDLIMAPNRAHGLNEAYFIRRRWDYFVQHLAMAIPPDSYKMTPAAGQGGFSTDDGPDANELWNRGAFDELLVPVITPY from the coding sequence ATGTCCGTACCCTTCCGCTCCGCCCTGGCCAGCGCCCTGCTGCTGGCTCCCACGCTCGTCGGCGCGCAGCACGCCCGCGTGACGGCCGATGATTATGCGCGCGCCGAACAGCTGCTCCCCTGGAACGCCAGCCGTCTGGTGACGGGAGACGAAGTCGCCCCCACGTTTCTCAAGGACGGCAACCGCTTCTGGTACCGCAACAAGACGCGCAGCGGCGCCGAGTACGTGCTGGTGGATCCCGTGAGCAACACGCGCAGCCTGCTCTTCGACCACGCGCGTCTCGCGGCCACGATGAGCCTGGCCGCCGACACCACGTACGACCCCGACCGGCTGCCGTTCCGCGCCTTCCGGTTCGGTGCCGATGGCGACGACGAACGCACCATCGAGTTCCGCACGGGGAAGCGGCAGTTCGCCTGCGATATCGTGACGTACAACTGCGTGGCGAAGGACACGACGTACAACGAAGCGCCGTTCGTGCTCTCCCCCGACAAGAAGCTCGAAGTGTTCGTGCAGGGCCACGATCTGTACGTGCGTCCGCGCGGCGGCAAGGGTGACACGGTTCGGCTCACCACCGATGGCGTGGAGTACTTCGCCTACGGCGTCACCGCGATCACGCCGCAGCAGCAGTTGCGCGGCAACCGCACGCGGCGCCCCAACGTGCGCTGGAGCCCCGACTCGAAGAAGCTGCTGGTGGTGCGCACCGACCAGCGCAACGTGGGCCTCATGCCGTACGTGAGCTACACGTCGCAGCGGCCGCGGCTGTTCACGCAGCCGTACGCCCTGCCGGGCGACAGCATCGTGCCCACGCCGCACTACTACGTGATCGATGTGCCGACGAAGCGCAGCACCAAGGTTGAGCTGCCGGTGCGCTTCAACATCGCCAGCATCGGCGGGTCGTTGCGCGACTCCACGTGGACGCCGACCTCGGACAAGGCGTACATCAGCGGGTTGGCGCGCGCCTCCAAGGCGGCCTATCTGGTGGAAGTGGACGCGACCACCGGCAAGGGCACACTCATCGCGAAGGACACCGGCAAGACGTACGTGGAGCTGGCGAGCCCGCGCGATCCGGAAAGCTGGTACGTGCTCAAGTCGGGCGAGGTGATCTGGTGGTCGGAGCGTGATGGCTACGGTCATCTGTGGCTGCTGGGCAAGGACGGCAGCGTGAAGCGCCAGATCACGAGCGGCACGTGGCAGGTGGGCGCGGTGCAGCACGTGGATGAAGGCACACGCTCGGTGTGGTTCACGGCCCGGGGCCGCGAAACCGATCAGCTCGTGTACAACACGCACCTTTATCGGACAGGCCTCGATGGTGGCGCGATCCAGCGGCTCACCCCGGACACGCTCAACCACGACATCACCGTGAGCCCGAGCGGGCGCTTCGTGGTGGATCGGGCGAGCGCCATTCACGTGGCGCCGGTCACGGTGCTGCGCGACGCGGCCACCGGGCGCGTGCTGCGCACGCTGGAGAAGGCCGATGTGTCACAGCTCGTGGCGCAGGGGTGGAAGCGGGCGGTGCCGTTCACCGTGAAGGCGCGCGACGGCCTGACGGACATTCACGGCGTGATGTACCTGCCGGCCAAGCTCGACAGCGCGCGGCGGTACCCCATCATCTCGCACATCTACCCGGGGCCGCAGGTGGGGTCGGTGGGCGCGTGGAGCTTCAAGAGCAGCGGGGAGCCGTTCGCACTCGCGGAGCTGGGCTTCGTGGTAGTCCAGATCGACCACCTCGGCACGCCGGGGCGCTCGAAGGCCTTCCACGACAACTACTACGGCAACTTCACCGACAACGGCCTCCCCGACCATATCGCGGCCATCAAGCAGCTGGGCGCGCGCCACGCCTTCATCGACCTGTCGCGTGTGGGCATCTTCGGCCACTCCGGTGGCGGCTTCGCCAGCACCGACGCGCTGCTGCGCTACCCGGAGTTCTTCTCGGTGGCGGTGTCGGGAGCGGGCAACCACGACAATCGCTCCTACAACATCTACTGGGCCGAGAAGTACCAGGGGCTCCTGCGCCGCGACAGCACCCGTCGGGGCGAGGACAACTTCACGGCGTCTGCCAACAAGACGTATGCGGCCAACCTGCGTGGCAAGCTGCTGCTCATGCACGGCGATATGGATGACAACGTGCACCCCGCCATGACCATCCAGGTGGTGGACGAGCTGATCAAGGCGAACCGTGATTTCGACCTGATCATGGCCCCCAACCGGGCGCACGGGCTCAACGAGGCCTATTTCATTCGCCGTCGCTGGGATTACTTCGTGCAGCACCTGGCCATGGCCATTCCGCCGGACAGCTACAAGATGACGCCGGCGGCCGGGCAGGGCGGCTTCAGTACCGACGATGGTCCCGACGCGAACGAGCTGTGGAATCGCGGCGCCTTCGACGAACTGCTCGTGCCGGTGATCACGCCGTACTGA